A single genomic interval of Arthrobacter globiformis harbors:
- a CDS encoding arginase family protein: MNTDLTAKSSSLRLLWPQWQGAAPDVVGALAPELPLPLAQTGYSLGTRILDLLVPGSADQRTEVVPVGEYSSTLGAERGVYAREAVIDQLQAALKILREADPDKVTTLGGECSVSVAPFSHLGAKYGDDLAVVWLDAHPDCTLPESNYNGYHAMAISHLIGHGDPDVLQALPATIDPSRVALAGLHAWAEDELPNVQAWGLTTFSPTVLNQGTESLLDWLKATGCSKVAIHLDVDVVDSSDVVLGLGMEPQGLSRDSVAKTIAALHGAADVVALTVAEYLPRQVLALQDLLGKIEFPS, from the coding sequence ATGAACACCGATCTGACCGCAAAATCGAGCAGTTTGCGCTTGCTCTGGCCGCAGTGGCAGGGAGCCGCGCCGGACGTCGTCGGAGCCCTCGCGCCTGAGCTGCCGCTCCCCCTGGCCCAGACTGGCTACTCACTCGGCACCAGGATCCTGGACCTGCTCGTCCCCGGGTCAGCCGACCAGCGAACGGAAGTAGTGCCTGTCGGCGAGTACTCCTCCACCCTTGGCGCTGAACGCGGCGTCTACGCCCGGGAGGCTGTTATCGATCAGCTCCAAGCGGCCCTGAAAATCCTCCGGGAGGCCGACCCGGACAAGGTCACCACGCTGGGCGGGGAATGTTCAGTCAGCGTCGCGCCGTTTAGCCACCTCGGGGCAAAGTACGGGGACGACCTCGCCGTCGTTTGGCTGGACGCCCACCCCGACTGCACCCTGCCCGAGAGCAACTACAACGGCTACCACGCTATGGCGATTTCTCATTTGATCGGGCACGGTGACCCCGATGTGCTCCAGGCACTTCCTGCGACGATCGACCCGTCACGGGTAGCCCTCGCCGGCCTGCACGCCTGGGCCGAGGACGAGCTGCCTAATGTGCAGGCATGGGGGCTGACGACGTTCTCCCCCACAGTTCTCAATCAGGGTACTGAGAGCCTGCTCGACTGGCTCAAGGCCACCGGTTGCTCGAAGGTCGCCATTCACCTGGACGTGGACGTCGTCGACAGCAGTGATGTCGTCCTCGGACTCGGGATGGAGCCCCAGGGCCTGTCGCGTGATTCCGTTGCCAAGACGATCGCTGCCCTTCATGGCGCGGCAGACGTCGTCGCGCTCACGGTGGCCGAGTATCTTCCCCGCCAGGTCCTCGCCCTTCAGGACCTGCTGGGCAAGATCGAATTCCCCTCCTAG
- a CDS encoding helix-turn-helix domain-containing protein, which translates to MIDYTANSADAWEALCVEQFQLCSLDWAAPTFDAGLRASASSAQLSLRLLTSGPFGVSRSARDIRRHDSDDLMVVLHDAGAGGHLEHKGRRSELRPGDAVIIDTTRPYAFDFPQPIQQVVLKVPHELAGRLAPDAGRVFHASDGPLGRVLRTILREFAELDEPIPFGSNQTNQSLEATSLAVAAVDLLSAIYASDSTRNSELLGHAALLKSGQDFVRTRFRDPALTPSLIADYLRVSPRLLAQVFSQAGTTPASYIRDVRLEEAARLLRSTYHRDVPIFDVGLRVGFADATTFTRAFKRVHGVVPSEFRAAAPAVTAV; encoded by the coding sequence ATGATCGACTACACCGCAAATTCGGCTGATGCATGGGAAGCGCTATGCGTTGAGCAGTTCCAACTTTGCAGCCTCGACTGGGCGGCACCAACCTTCGACGCCGGCCTCCGTGCATCGGCAAGTTCGGCCCAACTGTCACTGCGGCTGCTTACCTCCGGACCCTTCGGGGTCTCCCGATCCGCGCGGGATATCCGCCGGCATGACTCGGATGACCTCATGGTCGTACTGCACGACGCGGGAGCCGGGGGACATTTGGAACACAAGGGGCGGCGCTCCGAACTGCGTCCTGGGGACGCGGTAATCATCGACACAACCCGCCCCTATGCATTCGACTTTCCACAGCCCATCCAGCAAGTGGTCTTGAAAGTCCCCCACGAGCTGGCTGGCAGGCTCGCTCCAGACGCCGGTCGTGTCTTTCATGCCTCTGACGGCCCGTTGGGCAGAGTGCTAAGGACAATTCTTCGGGAATTCGCCGAGCTCGACGAACCGATTCCTTTCGGTTCGAACCAGACCAATCAGAGCCTTGAGGCCACATCGCTGGCAGTGGCCGCCGTAGATCTTCTCTCCGCCATTTACGCCTCAGACTCAACCCGCAACAGTGAACTGCTGGGGCACGCGGCGCTGCTGAAGTCCGGGCAGGATTTTGTGCGGACGCGATTCCGGGATCCGGCGTTGACACCCTCGCTCATCGCTGACTATCTGCGGGTTTCACCGCGCCTGCTCGCCCAGGTTTTTTCGCAGGCCGGCACTACCCCGGCGTCCTACATCAGGGATGTTCGTCTGGAGGAAGCGGCGCGTCTTCTTCGTTCCACCTACCATCGCGACGTGCCCATCTTCGATGTCGGTCTGCGGGTCGGCTTTGCCGATGCCACGACGTTTACGAGAGCCTTCAAGCGGGTCCACGGCGTTGTCCCGTCAGAGTTTCGCGCCGCCGCTCCTGCCGTTACGGCGGTTTGA
- a CDS encoding NAD(P)-dependent oxidoreductase, producing MARIAVFGAAGRIGSRILSEALNRGHDVTAVVRDPNTVTGTEPGVRVVAGDVLDPDSVKAIASEHDVVVSAVGGAGGQENQTTIAPAAHSLVAGLRSAGEDAPRLVTVGGAGSLRTPGGDHVWDRPGIPEDVLQTMRAHGDALEFYRTVDDLDWTNISPATKIQPGQRTGSYRTANDDLITDESGNSTISFEDYAVAVMDEIESPKHRRRRFTVAY from the coding sequence ATGGCAAGAATTGCTGTTTTTGGAGCCGCCGGAAGAATCGGTTCCCGAATTTTGTCAGAAGCCCTCAACCGCGGTCACGATGTCACCGCCGTGGTCCGGGATCCAAACACGGTTACGGGCACTGAGCCCGGCGTGCGGGTCGTCGCCGGAGACGTCCTCGATCCGGATTCAGTTAAGGCCATAGCGTCCGAACATGACGTCGTGGTCAGCGCGGTCGGCGGGGCCGGAGGCCAGGAGAACCAGACCACTATCGCCCCTGCCGCCCACTCACTGGTTGCCGGGCTTCGTTCCGCCGGGGAGGACGCCCCGCGTCTGGTGACAGTCGGAGGTGCCGGCTCCCTGCGGACCCCGGGCGGGGATCACGTCTGGGACCGCCCGGGCATTCCAGAGGACGTACTGCAGACCATGCGTGCCCATGGTGATGCCCTGGAGTTCTACCGCACAGTGGATGACTTGGATTGGACCAACATTAGCCCGGCAACCAAGATCCAGCCGGGACAGCGAACAGGCTCCTACCGGACGGCGAACGATGACCTGATCACCGACGAATCCGGCAACAGCACAATCTCATTCGAGGATTATGCAGTGGCAGTCATGGATGAAATCGAATCGCCTAAGCACCGTCGTCGGCGTTTCACAGTCGCCTATTAG
- a CDS encoding ABC transporter permease: MNPPTAPTKNPEISQKDAMSTTASSTQERPSTKTAKSGRNRPDIGTVATSYGVIIFLVLMIFVFSALLPDTFPTSDNVKAILTDQSIPVILALAAILPLAAGEFDLSLGAVLGFSAITAIALSNAGAPLPVVILACLAVGAGVGIVNAVLVVKVGVNAFIATLASATILSGLNLLVTGSSLLVLGSEEFGALTITRVFDLQVVLGYAIVLSLLLFYVVEKTPYGRYLRATGMGRDAARLSGVRVDRYLASSFIAAGVLAALAGALLASRGGTAAPNLGPEFLLPAYAAAFLGATTIKPGYFNVWGTVIGVVLLAVGSNGLTLLGAQTWVTNIFNGAALMVAVSASVLVGKRRRKASS; encoded by the coding sequence ATGAATCCCCCGACGGCTCCCACCAAAAACCCCGAGATTTCCCAGAAGGACGCCATGAGCACCACCGCAAGCAGCACCCAGGAACGCCCCTCCACAAAGACAGCCAAGTCGGGACGGAACCGGCCGGACATCGGCACCGTCGCCACCTCCTACGGGGTCATCATATTTCTTGTCCTGATGATCTTTGTGTTCTCGGCCCTGCTGCCGGACACTTTCCCCACGTCCGACAACGTCAAGGCCATCCTGACGGACCAATCGATTCCGGTCATTCTCGCCCTCGCCGCGATCCTTCCCTTGGCAGCCGGTGAATTCGATCTCTCTCTCGGCGCAGTCCTGGGCTTCAGCGCAATCACCGCGATCGCCCTGTCGAACGCCGGAGCACCCCTGCCCGTGGTTATCCTCGCTTGCCTGGCGGTTGGCGCCGGCGTCGGCATCGTCAACGCGGTGCTGGTCGTCAAGGTCGGCGTGAACGCCTTCATCGCAACCCTTGCTTCGGCCACAATCCTTTCCGGCCTGAACCTGCTCGTTACCGGCAGTTCCCTGCTCGTGCTCGGCTCAGAGGAGTTCGGGGCGCTTACCATCACCAGGGTCTTCGACCTCCAGGTCGTCCTCGGCTATGCAATCGTGCTCAGTCTCCTGTTGTTCTACGTGGTGGAGAAGACCCCATACGGCCGCTACCTTCGCGCCACGGGCATGGGTCGCGACGCGGCACGGCTTAGCGGTGTACGGGTGGACCGGTACTTGGCCTCGTCGTTCATCGCTGCCGGGGTCCTCGCGGCATTGGCAGGTGCGCTGCTGGCCTCCCGGGGCGGCACCGCCGCCCCGAACCTGGGGCCGGAATTCCTCCTCCCGGCCTACGCTGCCGCCTTCCTGGGCGCGACAACGATCAAGCCCGGCTACTTCAATGTCTGGGGAACCGTGATCGGCGTCGTCCTTCTGGCCGTCGGCAGCAACGGCCTCACCCTCCTCGGCGCCCAAACCTGGGTGACGAACATCTTCAACGGCGCCGCCCTCATGGTCGCAGTCTCGGCGTCAGTCCTCGTCGGCAAACGCCGCCGCAAAGCCTCCAGCTAA
- a CDS encoding SDR family NAD(P)-dependent oxidoreductase, with amino-acid sequence MTKELDGKVAVITGAGQGIGRGIADVLAAEGARVVVTDLELSRAQETAEAIRQRGHQALALKQDVLDISSTGEVFAEAEQEFGTVDILVNNAGTAQQMPFLAVTEKSWDLVNDINAKAVFFACQTAGNYFQEKAGGKIVNIASMAGKNAIDEYSAYNASKFSVIGITQSAALELAKHNVNVNAVCPGIVRTPMWDTLDPHQWERQIARVPLGRGQYPEDIGNAVAFLASPRAKNITGASLAVTGGLQMW; translated from the coding sequence TTGACTAAGGAACTGGACGGCAAAGTCGCCGTCATAACCGGGGCAGGGCAAGGCATTGGCCGGGGTATCGCCGACGTGCTCGCCGCCGAAGGAGCCCGCGTCGTCGTAACGGATCTCGAGCTGTCGCGGGCTCAGGAGACTGCCGAAGCCATAAGGCAGCGCGGCCACCAGGCGCTGGCGCTGAAGCAGGATGTGCTCGACATTTCCTCCACGGGAGAGGTCTTCGCCGAAGCTGAGCAGGAGTTCGGGACTGTGGACATCCTGGTCAATAACGCCGGTACGGCCCAGCAGATGCCGTTCCTAGCGGTGACCGAGAAAAGCTGGGACCTCGTCAACGACATCAACGCAAAGGCGGTGTTCTTCGCCTGCCAGACTGCCGGCAACTACTTCCAGGAAAAAGCCGGCGGAAAGATCGTAAACATAGCGTCCATGGCGGGGAAAAATGCCATCGACGAGTACTCGGCCTACAACGCATCAAAGTTCTCGGTGATCGGGATAACCCAGTCGGCGGCCCTTGAACTCGCCAAGCACAACGTCAACGTCAACGCGGTCTGCCCTGGCATAGTTCGCACGCCGATGTGGGACACCCTGGACCCTCATCAGTGGGAGCGGCAGATAGCCCGCGTCCCACTCGGCCGGGGGCAATACCCTGAGGATATTGGAAACGCCGTGGCCTTCCTCGCCTCGCCCCGGGCCAAAAATATCACCGGCGCGTCCCTGGCAGTAACCGGCGGGCTACAGATGTGGTGA
- a CDS encoding purine-cytosine permease family protein, translating into MQQRDSIVETRSFDHVPESERHGTVRTQVQFWFMVNATLITLFTGAVGPAMGLGLSWTLLAVVLGSVFGTLFQAFHGAQGPHMGLPQMIQSRVQFGSRGAVLPLAAATIVQFGFAIFFIQTASSSLAAITVDQIGLYDVLIGAVAVVLAIVGYNLLLRVEKFASYITLANLVLVTLAAVVVLPIGTMINNSAFEPVAFLAQFGAAATYQIAIAPIVSDYTRYLPSRTKGRAVSAAVFGGTLVSALWLESLGAALAIAMPDSDVITAIHDMGDSFGYGIGSVTMAVAVVACLITCSLSFYSGSVSFLSALEAFRTMKSTGKVRSVTIAIGGVIVIAGTLLLPADFLGAFTAFLSILGYFLIPWTAVNLTDYYIVRRGRYSITDILKPDGGIYGRWGVPGMISYALGFIAMVPFFSTAIYAGPVATALGGADIAFAVGLGISSCTYLLLTRRRDFSGEFDAVRAAPLNTLGEPQRSASASTDSMEGNIPV; encoded by the coding sequence ATGCAGCAACGCGACAGCATTGTCGAAACACGGTCGTTTGACCACGTCCCGGAATCGGAGCGTCACGGCACGGTCCGGACCCAGGTTCAGTTCTGGTTCATGGTCAATGCCACCCTTATCACCCTCTTCACAGGGGCCGTCGGGCCGGCAATGGGGCTTGGTCTTTCCTGGACCCTGCTCGCCGTCGTCCTGGGCAGCGTCTTCGGCACCCTGTTCCAAGCATTCCACGGAGCCCAGGGACCCCACATGGGCCTGCCTCAGATGATTCAGTCCCGGGTCCAGTTCGGCTCCCGCGGAGCCGTGCTTCCTCTGGCCGCTGCAACCATCGTTCAATTCGGCTTCGCTATCTTTTTCATCCAGACGGCCTCGTCTTCCCTTGCCGCGATAACAGTTGACCAGATCGGTCTTTATGACGTGCTTATTGGAGCGGTTGCGGTCGTCCTCGCGATCGTCGGCTACAACCTCCTGCTGCGTGTCGAAAAGTTCGCCTCTTACATCACGCTGGCCAACCTCGTGCTCGTCACGCTCGCCGCCGTCGTGGTGCTGCCGATCGGCACGATGATCAATAACAGCGCCTTTGAACCGGTGGCGTTCCTCGCTCAGTTCGGCGCCGCTGCGACATACCAGATCGCCATCGCCCCGATCGTCTCTGACTACACCCGATATCTGCCATCGAGGACGAAGGGCCGGGCAGTGTCCGCAGCGGTCTTCGGAGGCACGCTCGTTTCGGCCCTGTGGCTCGAGTCGCTGGGTGCCGCGCTGGCCATCGCCATGCCCGATTCAGACGTCATCACTGCCATTCACGACATGGGTGACAGCTTCGGCTATGGCATCGGGAGCGTAACGATGGCCGTGGCGGTCGTCGCCTGCCTCATCACCTGCTCGCTCTCGTTCTACAGCGGCAGCGTCTCTTTTCTGAGCGCGCTGGAGGCCTTCCGGACCATGAAGTCCACGGGGAAGGTGCGGTCCGTTACCATCGCCATTGGCGGTGTCATTGTCATCGCGGGCACCCTCCTGCTCCCCGCTGACTTCCTCGGGGCCTTCACCGCCTTCCTGAGCATCCTCGGGTACTTTCTGATCCCGTGGACGGCGGTGAATCTCACGGATTACTACATTGTCCGGCGCGGGCGCTACTCCATCACGGACATCCTCAAGCCCGATGGCGGGATCTACGGCCGCTGGGGTGTCCCTGGCATGATCAGCTACGCCCTTGGATTCATCGCCATGGTCCCGTTCTTCAGCACCGCTATCTACGCCGGACCTGTCGCGACTGCACTGGGCGGGGCGGACATTGCGTTCGCCGTGGGCCTGGGAATATCTTCGTGCACCTACCTGCTGCTCACCCGTCGTCGTGACTTCTCCGGAGAGTTCGACGCCGTCCGTGCCGCTCCGCTCAACACGCTCGGTGAGCCGCAGCGGTCGGCTTCCGCATCAACCGATTCAATGGAAGGAAATATACCTGTATGA
- a CDS encoding EthD domain-containing protein yields the protein MVFTLAFLTRPKPGITLEQFYEHYTDIHRPLAEKLPGLVSYRQTKILKEGYRGGEAIDYAAFSEYTFESEDAADAAYKSPEGVSLDEDTGRFIDWPSVLTIPLAELGTYRR from the coding sequence ATGGTTTTTACCCTTGCATTCCTCACCAGGCCCAAGCCCGGGATCACGCTGGAGCAGTTCTACGAGCACTACACCGATATCCACCGTCCGCTGGCAGAAAAGCTGCCGGGGCTGGTGTCGTACCGCCAGACGAAAATCCTCAAGGAGGGCTACCGCGGTGGCGAGGCGATTGATTACGCCGCGTTCTCGGAGTACACCTTCGAAAGCGAAGATGCCGCCGACGCAGCGTACAAGAGCCCGGAGGGCGTGTCCCTCGATGAGGACACTGGCCGTTTCATCGATTGGCCATCGGTCCTGACGATCCCCTTGGCGGAGCTGGGGACCTACCGCCGCTAG
- a CDS encoding VOC family protein codes for MNKYRPHHTAISVRDLDASLAFYTALGFVEVNRSNFDGATLAHLQLDEYALELFAYEKNKNLPPLKPGFGNDLDVIGLKHLALATDDIKATLAQLRRQGLADEKVEIGALPDGKAQWVFIQDPDGLWVEFLQEDRFSIYSQPWPATAEAIH; via the coding sequence ATGAATAAGTACCGACCCCATCACACTGCGATTTCTGTCCGCGACCTTGACGCCTCCCTCGCCTTCTACACCGCATTGGGCTTTGTCGAGGTCAACAGGTCAAATTTCGACGGGGCAACGCTCGCCCATCTCCAACTTGACGAATACGCGCTCGAACTTTTCGCCTACGAGAAAAATAAGAACCTGCCACCGCTGAAACCCGGATTCGGGAATGACCTTGACGTCATCGGGCTTAAGCATCTTGCTTTAGCCACCGACGATATCAAGGCAACACTTGCCCAGCTGAGACGCCAGGGCCTTGCCGATGAGAAAGTCGAAATTGGGGCGTTGCCCGACGGCAAGGCGCAATGGGTCTTCATCCAGGATCCTGACGGTCTTTGGGTCGAATTTCTCCAGGAAGATAGATTCTCCATCTATTCACAACCATGGCCAGCAACAGCCGAAGCCATCCACTGA
- a CDS encoding SDR family NAD(P)-dependent oxidoreductase, producing MGRLSGKVALITGAAGGQGAVEAELFAREGAKVVVADINQQGVNAVVDRIRQTGGEALGIELNVTDDAAWTAAMDQIRAHFNGLDILINNAGILSLDGITKIDRAEWDRVINVNQTSVLLGMKYGSALMREDGKGGSIVNLSSTYAHVGSGAAVAYQAAKAAVFIMTRTAAVEFAPDGIRVNSVAPGIIETPMTREVLAAAGDAHPDITRTPLLRAGQPHEVANAVLFLASDEASYITGTELMVDGGRTIS from the coding sequence ATGGGACGTCTCAGCGGAAAAGTCGCACTCATCACCGGCGCAGCAGGCGGGCAGGGCGCCGTCGAGGCTGAACTCTTCGCCCGAGAAGGCGCGAAGGTCGTCGTCGCCGACATCAACCAGCAGGGGGTCAACGCCGTTGTCGACCGCATCCGTCAGACCGGAGGGGAGGCGCTCGGCATCGAACTCAACGTCACCGACGACGCTGCCTGGACCGCGGCGATGGACCAGATCCGCGCCCATTTCAACGGCCTCGACATCCTCATCAACAACGCAGGCATCCTCTCACTCGACGGCATCACCAAGATCGACCGTGCCGAGTGGGACCGGGTCATCAACGTCAACCAGACCAGCGTGCTGCTGGGCATGAAGTACGGAAGCGCTCTCATGCGCGAAGACGGCAAGGGCGGCTCCATCGTCAACCTCTCCTCCACCTACGCACACGTCGGCAGCGGCGCCGCCGTCGCCTACCAGGCCGCCAAGGCCGCCGTCTTCATCATGACCAGGACGGCTGCCGTCGAATTCGCTCCGGACGGCATCCGGGTCAACTCCGTAGCGCCGGGCATCATTGAAACTCCCATGACCAGGGAAGTACTAGCCGCGGCCGGTGACGCCCACCCGGACATCACCCGCACCCCGCTCCTCCGGGCCGGCCAGCCGCACGAAGTCGCGAACGCCGTTCTCTTCCTTGCCTCCGACGAAGCGTCCTACATTACGGGTACGGAACTTATGGTCGACGGCGGACGCACCATCTCCTGA
- a CDS encoding nuclear transport factor 2 family protein produces the protein MNNLKGITVTAATTPETCTPAWAHATGTIDLQPVPPVPSDLTSLANRLMVLETASRYAIAYDERRLDVLESLFTESVTFSYRIGEGPLSSENGRAGVIKWLGEVMESQSDQRRHVLGSMTVERLADDEAVVIAYLAIYGVEKEAQLITTGLYRFSMIKEDSRWKIDEAIDALDRPF, from the coding sequence ATGAACAATCTGAAAGGCATTACCGTGACCGCAGCTACCACCCCTGAAACCTGCACCCCGGCATGGGCCCACGCGACCGGAACCATCGACCTGCAGCCCGTACCGCCCGTTCCCTCCGACCTCACCTCGCTGGCCAACCGTCTCATGGTCCTGGAAACTGCCTCCCGCTACGCGATTGCGTATGACGAGCGGCGACTGGATGTCCTGGAAAGCCTGTTCACTGAATCGGTGACGTTCTCCTACCGCATCGGTGAAGGGCCTCTCTCAAGCGAAAACGGCCGTGCGGGTGTTATTAAATGGCTCGGGGAAGTCATGGAGTCCCAGTCCGACCAGCGCCGGCATGTTCTTGGCAGCATGACCGTTGAGCGGCTCGCCGACGATGAAGCGGTGGTTATCGCCTACCTGGCAATCTACGGGGTCGAAAAGGAGGCTCAGCTGATCACTACCGGGCTCTATCGGTTCAGCATGATCAAGGAAGACAGCCGTTGGAAGATCGACGAGGCCATCGACGCCCTCGACCGGCCCTTCTAA
- a CDS encoding sugar ABC transporter ATP-binding protein, producing the protein MVTSDIDVRTGSDALRIENLSKTFSGQRALNEVSFTVQRGKITALLGMNGSGKSTLIKVLAGVYQPDPGAALTIGGAAMSLPMTPRTAHEAGLRFLHQDVGLVDSLTVADNFAFVDRFRAPGKLGPINKRRQHEHVAATLEKFAISVHPGTLVGSLNPTLRTMVGLARAFQDEEESGVRAFAKNIVVLDEPTASLPVEEVDTILTSLEELKANGGTVIYVSHRTEEVKRIADQLVILRDGKLVADEPLAQMGVDDIVARVVGKRLEKRKIPRQSEREGDVVLSAQGITGRRLRGVDLEVRSGEILGVAGLVGCGRSELVRILAGAQNPSAGHMELAGKSYSPGSPATAIAAGVSCVPQERRREGAVLPMTVRENITLGRLKNFTRNGALDGRKERDGALRLIEQFSVKPADPSRLIGLLSGGNQQKVVVARAAGFGGTALLLDEPTQGVDALAKQEIANIVRGLAADGLAVILASTDFEEFVGLCDRVLILDRGHLVAEATGEDISEEHLALLCAQHGAAA; encoded by the coding sequence ATGGTCACTTCGGACATTGACGTCCGTACAGGTTCAGATGCTTTACGGATCGAGAACTTGTCCAAGACCTTTTCCGGTCAGCGGGCCCTCAATGAAGTCTCTTTCACCGTGCAGCGTGGAAAAATCACTGCCTTGCTGGGCATGAACGGCTCAGGCAAGTCCACCCTGATCAAGGTCCTCGCCGGCGTCTACCAGCCCGACCCGGGCGCGGCACTCACCATCGGTGGGGCCGCGATGTCGCTGCCAATGACGCCGCGGACTGCCCACGAAGCTGGTCTGCGGTTCCTCCACCAGGACGTCGGCCTGGTCGACAGCCTGACGGTCGCGGACAACTTCGCCTTCGTTGACCGATTCCGGGCCCCCGGCAAACTCGGGCCGATCAACAAGCGCCGCCAGCACGAACATGTCGCCGCGACACTCGAAAAGTTCGCCATCTCCGTGCACCCGGGGACGCTGGTCGGCTCACTGAACCCCACCCTGCGGACTATGGTCGGCCTCGCCAGGGCCTTCCAGGACGAAGAAGAATCCGGTGTGCGGGCATTCGCGAAAAACATCGTCGTCCTGGACGAGCCCACGGCTTCCCTCCCCGTCGAGGAGGTCGACACGATCCTGACGTCGCTGGAGGAACTGAAGGCTAACGGCGGAACGGTGATCTACGTCAGTCACCGCACTGAAGAGGTCAAGCGCATCGCCGACCAACTCGTGATCCTCCGCGACGGCAAGCTCGTCGCCGACGAGCCCCTGGCGCAAATGGGTGTGGACGATATCGTTGCCCGGGTCGTGGGAAAACGACTGGAGAAAAGGAAAATTCCCCGCCAAAGTGAACGCGAAGGCGATGTCGTGCTCTCTGCCCAGGGGATTACCGGTCGGCGGCTGCGGGGGGTGGATCTGGAGGTCCGCTCCGGTGAGATCCTGGGCGTCGCCGGGCTCGTGGGCTGCGGACGCAGCGAACTGGTCCGGATTCTGGCCGGTGCTCAGAATCCATCCGCAGGGCACATGGAATTGGCAGGGAAGAGCTATTCGCCGGGTTCACCGGCGACCGCTATCGCAGCCGGGGTGTCATGCGTGCCTCAAGAACGCCGCCGCGAAGGAGCAGTGCTGCCAATGACCGTCCGGGAGAACATCACCCTTGGTCGGTTGAAGAACTTCACCCGGAACGGCGCCTTGGACGGCCGCAAGGAGCGCGACGGGGCACTGCGGCTGATCGAGCAGTTCTCGGTCAAGCCAGCGGACCCCTCCCGGCTTATCGGGCTCCTCTCAGGAGGAAACCAGCAGAAAGTAGTCGTCGCCCGTGCCGCAGGGTTCGGCGGAACCGCACTGCTTCTGGATGAACCCACACAGGGCGTGGATGCCCTGGCCAAACAGGAGATCGCCAACATCGTCCGGGGCCTCGCCGCAGATGGATTGGCCGTAATTCTGGCATCGACAGACTTCGAGGAGTTCGTCGGCCTGTGCGACCGGGTCCTCATACTTGACCGCGGCCACCTCGTCGCTGAGGCCACCGGCGAGGACATCAGCGAGGAGCACCTCGCACTTCTCTGCGCCCAACATGGGGCGGCGGCATGA
- a CDS encoding sugar ABC transporter substrate-binding protein, which produces MTRINPRAAAWAALLAGALALTSCASSQGTASNGGGNKDVSAAQKVLDEAQAKVTSFDFPKEPVAAPKDKLVVGIPCAYAAEGCKREVDTIAEAAKALGWRYQMIDPAGDPEKMRSAVRTAIQLKADGIFLGSIPSSVVKDDITKARAGGVKVVNMSEPADDGFADANTLYDHIKAGRWNAAYVTVTTQGAGKVISVNDPEFPSVVEWHQGFADGLKELCPGCQVVKDINFQIANLQTQVPSEFQATLQANPSVNAVWTAYDPVALSLSPVIKRSPQNGKITVVSQNGDAGALQAIKAGDQPFKATIGVSVEWQSYAAVDQMVRLFAGNLPANLKTVNVPEKLIDAKNVSSIPWDGDLDWKSTYLKLWKTS; this is translated from the coding sequence ATGACCAGAATCAATCCTCGTGCCGCGGCCTGGGCTGCGCTCCTCGCCGGCGCATTGGCGCTGACCAGCTGCGCCAGCTCACAGGGAACGGCAAGCAACGGCGGTGGAAACAAAGATGTATCCGCCGCCCAGAAAGTCCTCGATGAAGCCCAGGCCAAGGTCACCAGCTTTGACTTCCCCAAGGAACCGGTCGCGGCACCAAAGGATAAGCTCGTCGTGGGCATCCCCTGCGCCTATGCGGCCGAGGGCTGCAAGCGCGAAGTCGACACCATTGCCGAAGCCGCCAAGGCTCTCGGCTGGCGCTATCAGATGATCGACCCTGCCGGTGACCCCGAGAAGATGCGTTCAGCCGTCCGCACGGCCATTCAGCTCAAGGCCGACGGCATTTTCCTCGGCTCCATTCCCTCAAGCGTCGTCAAGGATGACATCACCAAGGCACGTGCCGGAGGAGTGAAGGTCGTCAACATGTCAGAACCGGCAGATGATGGCTTTGCCGACGCCAATACCCTCTATGACCACATCAAGGCAGGACGCTGGAACGCCGCATACGTCACCGTCACAACTCAGGGCGCGGGCAAGGTCATCTCCGTGAACGACCCCGAGTTCCCCTCTGTTGTCGAATGGCATCAAGGCTTTGCTGACGGGCTCAAGGAGCTTTGCCCGGGGTGCCAGGTCGTGAAGGACATCAACTTCCAGATCGCGAACCTGCAGACCCAGGTTCCCAGCGAGTTCCAGGCCACGCTCCAGGCGAACCCCAGCGTCAACGCGGTGTGGACAGCGTATGACCCCGTCGCACTGTCCCTCAGCCCCGTGATCAAGCGCTCACCTCAGAACGGCAAAATCACCGTCGTCTCCCAAAACGGCGACGCCGGCGCGCTCCAGGCCATCAAAGCGGGTGACCAGCCGTTCAAGGCAACCATTGGGGTCAGCGTCGAATGGCAGTCTTACGCCGCAGTAGACCAGATGGTCCGTCTGTTCGCCGGCAACCTCCCTGCGAACCTCAAGACGGTCAACGTTCCGGAGAAACTCATCGACGCGAAAAACGTCAGCTCCATTCCGTGGGACGGCGACCTCGATTGGAAGAGCACCTACCTCAAACTCTGGAAGACCAGCTAA